In the Oxyura jamaicensis isolate SHBP4307 breed ruddy duck chromosome 18, BPBGC_Ojam_1.0, whole genome shotgun sequence genome, one interval contains:
- the APOH gene encoding beta-2-glycoprotein 1 isoform X1 has translation MYSLVLVVCAAALTHSALAAKVCSKPPEVLFATINVVKTVYDVGEEIEYTCRPGFVPNNGQRKYTCQPTGKWPLNTLLCLPKRCPTPGQLQHGKIDFIDSYYQSSLSFSCEPGYNLIGTRTSQCMADGKWSGSVPQCQPVTCPPPSLSEFGVLSYRHVKPGNTSYYMDTIIFECVPPLALIGNETATCQANGTWSSIPECRAVTCPAPSGIENGFLNFAVRRTYHYNETVSFSCQSRYVLEGPKHSRCEKTGNWSTKPTCKEPCKMPVKKAVVLYEGEKKRVQSDLKEGILHGETVSFFCKNKEKSCAYTVPVQCVDGNLTLPACFKERGFFSTLVKKDPSDMKPCEDHE, from the exons ATGTACTCCCTGGTGCTGGTCGTGTGTGCGGCTGCTCTGACCCACTCTGCTCTTGCAGCAAAAG TCTGTTCCAAGCCACCAGAAGTGCTCTTTGCCACAATCAATGTGGTCAAAACCGTGTACGATGTGGGCGAGGAAATCGAGTACACCTGCAGGCCAGGGTTTGTCCCCAACAACGGCCAGAGGAAGTACACCTGCCAGCCCACCGGCAAGTGGCCTCTCAACACGCTCCTGTGCCTGC CAAAGAGATGTCCCACtcctgggcagctgcagcatggaaaaattgattttatagACTCTTATTACCAGAGTTCTCTTAGTTTTTCGTGTGAACCAGG ctacaACCTCATTGGGACAAGAACAAGCCAATGCATGGCAGATGGCAAGTGGAGTGGAAGTGTCCCACAGTGTCAAC CTGTGACTTGTCCACCTCCATCGCTTTCTGAATTTGGAGTCCTTTCTTACCGTCACGTAAAACCTGGAAATACTTCTTACTACATGGACACGATTATTTTTGAATGTGTACCACCCCTTGCACTTATTGGAAATGAGACAGCTACCTGCCAGGCCAACGGGACCTGGAGCAGCATTCCGGAGTGCAGGG CTGTCACATGTCCCGCTCCATCAGGAATAGAAAATGGATTCTTGAATTTTGCTGTTCGTAGAACATATCACTACAACGAAACCGTCAGCTTCAGCTGCCAATCCAGATACGTGCTGGAAGGACCTAAGCATTCCCGATGTGAAAAGACAGGAAACTGGTCCACAAAGCCAACCTGTAAAG AGCCATGTAAAATGCCGGTTAAGAAAGCTGTAGTGTTATAcgaaggagagaagaaaagagttcAGAGTGACCTTAAGGAAGGCATTCTGCATGGCGAAACCGTATCCTTCTTCTGCAAGAATAAAGAGAAGTCCTGTGCCTACACTGTGCCCGTTCAGTGCGTGGATGGCAATCTTACTCTCCCTGCCTGTTTCAAAG AACGTGGCTTCTTTTCAACTCTTGTGAAGAAGGACCCATCAGACATGAAACCATGTGAAGATCACGAAtga
- the APOH gene encoding beta-2-glycoprotein 1 isoform X2 gives MYSLVLVVCAAALTHSALAAKVCSKPPEVLFATINVVKTVYDVGEEIEYTCRPGFVPNNGQRKYTCQPTGKWPLNTLLCLPVTCPPPSLSEFGVLSYRHVKPGNTSYYMDTIIFECVPPLALIGNETATCQANGTWSSIPECRAVTCPAPSGIENGFLNFAVRRTYHYNETVSFSCQSRYVLEGPKHSRCEKTGNWSTKPTCKEPCKMPVKKAVVLYEGEKKRVQSDLKEGILHGETVSFFCKNKEKSCAYTVPVQCVDGNLTLPACFKERGFFSTLVKKDPSDMKPCEDHE, from the exons ATGTACTCCCTGGTGCTGGTCGTGTGTGCGGCTGCTCTGACCCACTCTGCTCTTGCAGCAAAAG TCTGTTCCAAGCCACCAGAAGTGCTCTTTGCCACAATCAATGTGGTCAAAACCGTGTACGATGTGGGCGAGGAAATCGAGTACACCTGCAGGCCAGGGTTTGTCCCCAACAACGGCCAGAGGAAGTACACCTGCCAGCCCACCGGCAAGTGGCCTCTCAACACGCTCCTGTGCCTGC CTGTGACTTGTCCACCTCCATCGCTTTCTGAATTTGGAGTCCTTTCTTACCGTCACGTAAAACCTGGAAATACTTCTTACTACATGGACACGATTATTTTTGAATGTGTACCACCCCTTGCACTTATTGGAAATGAGACAGCTACCTGCCAGGCCAACGGGACCTGGAGCAGCATTCCGGAGTGCAGGG CTGTCACATGTCCCGCTCCATCAGGAATAGAAAATGGATTCTTGAATTTTGCTGTTCGTAGAACATATCACTACAACGAAACCGTCAGCTTCAGCTGCCAATCCAGATACGTGCTGGAAGGACCTAAGCATTCCCGATGTGAAAAGACAGGAAACTGGTCCACAAAGCCAACCTGTAAAG AGCCATGTAAAATGCCGGTTAAGAAAGCTGTAGTGTTATAcgaaggagagaagaaaagagttcAGAGTGACCTTAAGGAAGGCATTCTGCATGGCGAAACCGTATCCTTCTTCTGCAAGAATAAAGAGAAGTCCTGTGCCTACACTGTGCCCGTTCAGTGCGTGGATGGCAATCTTACTCTCCCTGCCTGTTTCAAAG AACGTGGCTTCTTTTCAACTCTTGTGAAGAAGGACCCATCAGACATGAAACCATGTGAAGATCACGAAtga